The proteins below come from a single Amphiura filiformis chromosome 15, Afil_fr2py, whole genome shotgun sequence genomic window:
- the LOC140170689 gene encoding uncharacterized protein, translating into MEEKRRAYCPHSDEERTIRGTWVTLEVQKAVEMGYRIVSTEVVWHWERRAVYDKETKTGGLFTEYIDRFLRLKQEASGYPDWCVTPEDKRRYVDDYYENEGIRLDPDNIAKNPGMRSLAKLCLNSMWGKFAQRSNLSKTVIHDDPSEVYKLLTDDTITVDNIRLINEEVVEVTYKEEGEFAKINPKTNVVIAAFTTCHARLKLYEVLEKLGDRAMYQDTGKFLVFILFMIRIFKLYFS; encoded by the exons ATGGAAGAGAAACGTCGGGCCTACTGTCCTCATTCGGACGAAGAGCGAACCATCCGAGGAACGTGGGTAACCTTGGAAGTCCAGAAGGCCGTGGAGATGGGCTATCGGATCGTGAGTACCGAGGTGGTGTGGCACTGGGAACGACGCGCCGTGTACGATAAAGAGACAAAGACTGGGGGCTTGTTTACCGAGTATATCGACCGATTCCTCCGATTGAAACAAGAAGCTAGCGGGTACCCCGACTGGTGCGTGACGCCGGAAGATAAACGACGTTACGTCGACGACTACTACGAGAATGAAGGGATACGACTGGATCCCGACAACATCGCGAAGAATCCCGGCATGAGGTCGCTGGCCAAGCTGTGTCTGAATAGTATGTGG GGAAAATTTGCCCAAAGATCCAACCTGAGTAAGACGGTTATACACGACGATCCTTCCGAAGTGTACAAGTTGTTGACGGACGATACCATCACGGTCGATAATATCAGACTTATCAACGAAGAGGTTGTCGAAGTGACGTACAAAGAAGAAGGAGAATTCGCCAAGATCAACCCTAAAACAAACGTCGTTATCGCGGCCTTTACGACCTGCCACGCTAGACTCAAATTGTACGAAGTTCTGGAAAAATTGGGCGATCGCGCCATGTACCAAGATACGGGTAAGTTCctagtttttattttgtttatgatccgtattttcaaattatatttttctTAA